The genomic segment CAGCTCCAGCGCCGGGACGGCCCCCACCCACGGCAGCCAGGCCGGGGAGACGTCGAAGCGGCGCGCGTCGCGGGCCAGCGCCATGTGCGGCCCGTACACCGAGGCCCACACGTCCTCGCCCGCGTACCAGCCGGCGTCCACGGGCACCAGCTCGTCCCAGCGCCGCGGCGCCACGGTGCCGAGGGCGACGCCGCGCGGGGCGCACAGCCACTTGTACGCCGAGGTCACCGTGACGTCGAAGTCCCCCGCCCGCACCGGCAGCCACCCCACGGCCTGGGTGAGGTCGCAGAAGGTGGTCGCCCCGACGCGGTCGGCGGCCTCGCGCACGGCCGCGGCGTCGGCGAGGGCACCGTCCGCGGACTGCACGAGGGAGAAGGCGACCAGGTCGCAGCCCTGCGCGACGGCGTCCGCCAGGCCCGCGAGCGGCACCTGGCGCACCGCGACGTCCCGCCGCTCCTGCTGGACGAGGAAGGGGAAGACCACGGAGGTGAAGTCCTCCGCCACGCAGACCACGCGGGCGCCGTCCGGCAGGGACGCCGCCACGGTGCCCGCCGTGACGGACGCCTGCGCACCGACGCTGACCCACTCGGTCGGCACGCCCACCAGCCGCGCGTACAGCTCCCGGGCGCGGGCCACGGACCGGTCGTAGGCGCGGGCGTCAGCGCGCCCGTCCGCCCACTCCTGCACGGCGGCGCCCAGGGCGTCGCGCACCCCGGCCGGCGGCAGGCCGAGCGTCGCGGCGTTGCAGTAGCCGGGCACGTGCGGGAACTGCGCCCGCGCGGTCGAGAGGTCCACGCCGCGATGCTGCCAGCCGGGCGCCGCGCGGGGGTCGCCGCAGCACCAGGAGCACCCCCGCCGCGGTCGCCGCGGCCAGGACGGCGAGGGCGAGCAGCGTGGGCGCGTCCGGGCGCAGGAGGGCCTGGCCGCGCAGCGCCTGCCACGCCAGCAGCACCACGAGGGCGGCCTGGGCGGTGCCGGCGACGGCGACCAGGCGGGCCCGCGTGCGCGGGTCGAGGCCCGTTCCGCGCGCCAGCGCCCACGCCAGCAGCGGCAGGACCTGCAGGGCGTGCAGGCCGGCGAAGTGGGCCACGCGCAGGTCCCCGTGGGCGGTGCTCCACCCGGTCAGCGGCAGCCCCGGGCCGCCGTCCGGCGCGCCGACGGTGTGCCCGCCGGTGGGGTTCCAGGCGCCGTTGGTGATCATCAGCACCGCCTCGGCCATGCCGAGCAGGCTCACCGCGACGCCCCACCCGATGCCGGCGGCGACCCCCGCGTCCAGGTCGCGGTTCCGCAGCGCCAGCACGCCGGCCGCGACGGTCGCCAGGAAGACGAGCGAGATCACCGCTCCCATCGCCTGGAAGAGGGCGCCGTCGAACGGCGTGGTCGCGTTGAAGTGGCTGCTCGTGTCGCGCAGCACCTGGGTGGTGATGGCGCCCAGCTCCAGCACGAGGGCCACGGCCACCGCGGCGCTGACCGCCCCGGTGGCGCGGCGGTGCCCGCGCACGTGCGAGAGCACCCAGCGCAGCGAGAGCAGGTAGGCGGTGACGGACACGGCGAACTTCGCCGGCTTCAGCCACGCGGGCGCACCCGTGATCGTCCGGTCGTCGAGCACCAGGCCGGCGGCGGAGACGGCGAGGAGCGCGGCCGAGGCCGCGGCGCCGACCGCCAGGACGGTGCCCGGGTCGAGCCGGCGCCGGCCTCCGCCGGCGAGGCGGCGGGCGCGCTCGGCGGGGGTCGCGGGGACCGCGGGGACCGCGGGGACCGCGGGGACTGCGGCGGTGGTGGTCATGCGGTCAGCGTGGGGGCGTGCGGTCCGCGGCGTCGTCGGCCCCGCGGCCGCCTCCTCCTCGTCCCCGGGGACGAGGAGGAGGCGGCCGCTCGGGACGGTCCGCGGGGACGGCGGCGCGGCTAGCATCCCCGCCACCGGGGCTGCCCCGGCCCCGCTGGCGCGCACCGCGCGGCCCGGCACCGAGGAGCGCACGAGCGTGGAACGCGACACCGAGCGGCAGTCCCCGGTGCCCGAGCGCATCTACGCGGGCGTCGCGCTCGCGGCCGCCGTCCTCGGCCTGCTCGAGGGCCCGCGGACGCCGCTGGTCCTCGGCTGCGTGCTGCTCTCCCTCGTGCCGTCGGCGCTCGTGGCCGCCGGCCGCGACCTGCCGCTGGGGGCGTTCGCGCTGCTGTCGATCGCCCCGGTGGTGCTCCTGGTGGCGGTCCACGGCGTCGGTGGCGCCGTCTTCCTCGCCACGGTCGCCGCCAGCCGCGTGGCCAGCCGCGCGGGCCCCGGCGCCCTCGTCGG from the Quadrisphaera sp. DSM 44207 genome contains:
- a CDS encoding aminotransferase class V-fold PLP-dependent enzyme, giving the protein MPGYCNAATLGLPPAGVRDALGAAVQEWADGRADARAYDRSVARARELYARLVGVPTEWVSVGAQASVTAGTVAASLPDGARVVCVAEDFTSVVFPFLVQQERRDVAVRQVPLAGLADAVAQGCDLVAFSLVQSADGALADAAAVREAADRVGATTFCDLTQAVGWLPVRAGDFDVTVTSAYKWLCAPRGVALGTVAPRRWDELVPVDAGWYAGEDVWASVYGPHMALARDARRFDVSPAWLPWVGAVPALELFAALDPHEVHRHDAGLADAVLEGLGLPPARRAVVAVPDPDGRALARLSAAGVTAVPRAGAVRLSFHLWNDEEDVARVLAALR